In Verrucomicrobiales bacterium, one DNA window encodes the following:
- a CDS encoding response regulator, protein MKPKPPISSAETNLRARAEAALRDQHLNRSSSSSSDADRAKLIHELQVHQIELEMQQEELTHTCDRLELEREKYSDLYDFAPVSYLSLDREGGIAEVNLTCTRLLETERSKLLHRPFSRYVESKDQQVFGALLRTLFELKSRASCELALCRAGRAAVEVRIEGLATASGRECRLVLTDITERKRTEAQQLVLGKLESTGILAGGIAHDFNNLLSVILMNTEVARCTPSCEPEAASHLDAAMKALLLARGLTQQLLTFAKGGAPIRTPTEVGKVIEESSRLALGGRPLRYHIQVEDDLWPVEVDPAQLGQVVRNIVQNAAEATTGDGLVEIRAVNRSLTPDNGAGLTAGCYIQVTIADQGTGIPPEVLGRIFDPYFSTKERGAQKGMGLGLTICHSVVRMHEGTIRVESKPGVGTTFHIYLPACDRRMLTSSLSPTSPAGTGGRILVMEDEAEIRKILGTTLQRMGYTVQLVEDGLGALSAYELARSSGNPFAVVLLDLTVRGGMGGRETILALQRIDPGVKAIVMSGYWEDPMVQSYAAYGFQAALAKPFEATQLRALIDQILTSRPARQHRS, encoded by the coding sequence ATGAAACCAAAGCCTCCCATCAGCTCCGCCGAAACCAACTTGCGAGCACGTGCGGAGGCAGCATTGCGCGACCAGCATCTCAATCGCTCCTCCTCCTCCTCGTCCGATGCCGACCGCGCGAAACTCATCCACGAGCTTCAAGTGCATCAAATTGAGTTGGAGATGCAACAGGAAGAACTGACCCACACGTGCGACCGGCTGGAACTGGAACGCGAAAAATATAGTGACCTCTACGATTTCGCACCGGTGAGTTATCTCTCCCTCGACCGCGAAGGGGGAATCGCAGAGGTCAATCTCACCTGCACGCGGCTGCTCGAAACAGAGCGATCCAAGCTGCTCCACCGTCCATTTAGCCGCTATGTAGAAAGCAAGGACCAGCAGGTTTTCGGAGCGCTCCTCAGAACACTGTTTGAACTAAAGTCGCGGGCCAGTTGCGAGCTGGCGCTTTGCCGCGCGGGTCGGGCGGCGGTGGAGGTTCGGATCGAGGGTCTGGCCACCGCCTCCGGTCGGGAGTGCCGACTTGTGCTCACGGACATCACCGAACGGAAACGGACAGAGGCGCAGCAACTGGTGCTCGGAAAGCTGGAATCAACCGGCATCCTCGCGGGAGGAATCGCGCATGATTTCAACAACTTGCTCTCGGTGATCTTGATGAACACGGAAGTGGCTCGCTGCACGCCCAGCTGCGAGCCTGAGGCCGCCAGCCATCTGGACGCTGCGATGAAGGCGCTGCTCCTGGCTCGCGGACTCACGCAGCAGCTCCTCACCTTTGCCAAAGGCGGCGCACCAATCCGCACTCCGACCGAGGTGGGGAAAGTCATCGAAGAATCGAGTCGACTGGCCCTCGGAGGACGTCCGCTCCGTTACCATATCCAGGTGGAGGACGACCTGTGGCCGGTTGAGGTGGATCCGGCTCAATTGGGCCAGGTCGTCCGCAATATCGTCCAGAACGCGGCCGAAGCCACGACCGGTGACGGCCTGGTGGAGATCCGCGCCGTGAACCGGAGTCTCACGCCGGACAATGGGGCGGGGCTTACCGCCGGATGCTACATTCAGGTGACCATTGCTGACCAGGGTACGGGCATCCCCCCAGAGGTCCTCGGGCGGATTTTCGATCCCTATTTTTCCACCAAGGAACGCGGGGCCCAGAAAGGCATGGGCCTGGGATTGACGATCTGCCATTCCGTAGTCCGGATGCACGAAGGCACCATCCGGGTTGAATCCAAACCCGGCGTCGGGACCACGTTCCACATCTATCTCCCCGCTTGCGATCGACGGATGCTGACATCGTCGTTGTCGCCCACCTCACCCGCCGGGACCGGTGGCCGAATCCTGGTCATGGAGGATGAGGCCGAAATCCGAAAAATCCTGGGGACCACTCTCCAGCGAATGGGTTACACCGTTCAACTGGTGGAGGACGGGTTGGGTGCGCTCAGCGCCTATGAACTCGCTCGTTCCTCAGGAAATCCTTTCGCAGTGGTACTGCTGGACCTCACCGTCCGGGGTGGAATGGGCGGCAGGGAGACCATCCTCGCTCTCCAACGCATCGATCCGGGGGTGAAAGCCATCGTCATGAGCGGCTACTGGGAAGACCCGATGGTCCAGAGCTATGCGGCCTACGGCTTTCAGGCCGCCCTGGCCAAACCATTTGAGGCTACCCAGCTCCGCGCCCTCATCGACCAAATCCTCACCAGTCGCCCGGCGCGTCAGCACCGATCATGA
- a CDS encoding PAS domain-containing protein, with amino-acid sequence MKLRRTKKSQSAASLPEILPTQPPSAKDAPLVVVGIGASAGGLEALEQFFKGVPPESGLAFVVVQHLDPTRKGIMAELLQRGTSMPVVQVKDHTRVHSDCVYIIPPNKDLSLLHNVLHLLPPTGARGLRLPIDFFFRSLAQDQQDRSVGVILSGMGSDGTLGLRAIKERRGLVVVQTPANAKFDGMPRSAVDTGLADIVAPAEELAGKILTAVNQGLSSPGLDSPESEPLHGSLQKVVTLLRARSGHDFSLYKRNTLYRRIERRMGIHQIDKISVYIRYLQENSQELDLLFKELLIGVTQFFRDPEAWRILAQQALPELLAGRSSSHPLRAWVAGCSTGEEAYSLAMIFREALDDIKPKGNLTLQIFATDLDRDAIDKARRGTFPATIASQVSAARLTRFFSKEEQSYRVRKEIREMVIYAPQNLIMDPPFTKLDILICRNLLIYLSPELQKRLIPLFHYNLNPGGLLFLGSSETVGSSSELFAPVSTKVRIYRRNASVIRPEPLSFPSPLSTASIPSASAVQSPLSPPNLQSLADQLILQRYAPPATLVNTKGDILYVSGRTGSYLEPAAGKANWNIFAMAREGLRYELASAFQRALREPGPVPFRGSLAGEKEDHRSIEGTVERMEDPGPLQGALMIIFRDLPTTALTVRPSHPSKSIRHQAKVAELERELHEARENLRILRDDRQSSQEELTSANEELQSTNEELQSTNEELTTSKEEMQSLNEELQSVNAELQSKVDDLSRASDDMKNLLNSTDIATLFLDRDLHIRRFTPQTAKIIKLIPSDIGRPITDLASELEYPQLAADGHSVIDSLVAQEKPISCKDGRWFTVRIMPYRTLDDRIDGVVITFADISASRATARKQKADHAILAKRYAKHVGKLAEKARSRRASGAPPKSSPNAETIIPSGPPRKRSRS; translated from the coding sequence ATGAAACTCAGACGCACAAAAAAATCCCAATCTGCGGCATCGCTGCCAGAGATCCTCCCGACCCAACCACCCTCCGCGAAGGACGCGCCCTTGGTCGTCGTCGGAATCGGTGCCTCGGCGGGTGGCCTGGAAGCCTTGGAGCAGTTCTTCAAGGGCGTGCCGCCTGAGAGCGGTCTCGCCTTTGTCGTCGTTCAGCACCTGGACCCCACGCGGAAGGGGATCATGGCCGAACTGTTACAGCGTGGGACTTCCATGCCCGTGGTGCAGGTCAAAGACCACACCCGCGTCCATTCCGATTGCGTATACATCATCCCACCCAACAAGGACCTTTCGTTGCTGCACAACGTCCTGCACCTGTTGCCACCCACGGGCGCCCGAGGACTACGCCTGCCTATCGATTTCTTTTTCCGGTCGCTGGCTCAGGATCAGCAGGATCGGAGCGTGGGCGTCATCCTCTCAGGAATGGGTTCCGATGGAACACTCGGCCTGCGCGCAATCAAGGAAAGACGGGGGCTGGTCGTGGTCCAGACGCCAGCAAACGCGAAGTTTGACGGCATGCCCCGCAGCGCTGTCGATACCGGTCTCGCCGATATCGTGGCACCCGCCGAGGAACTGGCAGGCAAGATCCTGACCGCCGTGAACCAGGGTCTCAGTTCGCCAGGTTTGGATTCGCCTGAATCGGAGCCTCTTCACGGCAGTTTGCAAAAGGTGGTGACGCTGCTGCGCGCACGTTCAGGCCACGATTTCTCCCTCTACAAAAGAAACACGCTCTACCGTCGGATCGAGCGTCGAATGGGTATCCATCAGATCGACAAGATTTCTGTCTACATCCGCTACCTGCAGGAAAACTCGCAGGAGCTGGACCTCCTTTTCAAAGAGCTTTTGATCGGCGTGACGCAATTCTTTCGCGACCCGGAAGCCTGGCGAATCTTGGCGCAGCAGGCGCTTCCGGAGCTTCTAGCAGGCCGATCCTCCAGCCATCCCCTGAGGGCGTGGGTGGCAGGCTGTTCGACCGGAGAAGAAGCTTACTCTCTTGCCATGATCTTCCGCGAGGCGCTTGACGACATCAAACCCAAGGGAAACCTCACCCTTCAGATTTTCGCCACCGATTTGGATCGCGATGCCATCGACAAAGCACGACGCGGCACTTTTCCAGCCACCATCGCATCGCAAGTCTCCGCAGCGCGCTTGACCCGGTTCTTCAGCAAGGAGGAACAATCGTATCGAGTGCGCAAAGAAATCCGAGAAATGGTCATCTACGCGCCGCAGAACCTGATCATGGATCCGCCCTTCACCAAGCTGGACATCCTGATCTGCCGAAATCTGCTGATCTATCTGAGCCCTGAGCTGCAAAAGAGGCTGATACCCCTGTTCCACTACAACCTGAATCCCGGCGGACTGCTATTCCTAGGCAGTTCAGAAACAGTTGGCAGCTCCAGCGAGCTTTTCGCGCCCGTGAGCACCAAGGTGAGGATTTACCGCAGAAATGCGTCAGTCATTCGTCCTGAACCCCTCTCCTTTCCTTCTCCACTCAGCACTGCCTCGATACCAAGCGCCTCGGCTGTGCAGTCGCCCTTATCGCCTCCCAACCTACAAAGCCTGGCCGATCAGCTGATTCTGCAGCGCTACGCTCCGCCAGCCACCCTGGTGAACACCAAAGGCGACATCCTGTACGTGAGCGGGCGCACGGGAAGCTACCTCGAGCCAGCCGCCGGCAAGGCCAACTGGAACATCTTCGCGATGGCTCGCGAAGGCCTGCGCTACGAACTCGCCAGCGCCTTTCAGAGAGCGCTTCGAGAACCTGGCCCCGTCCCCTTTCGCGGTTCTCTCGCCGGTGAGAAAGAGGATCACCGCTCCATCGAGGGCACTGTGGAGCGAATGGAGGACCCCGGTCCCCTCCAGGGGGCCCTGATGATTATCTTTCGGGACCTCCCGACAACGGCACTCACCGTTCGCCCATCACATCCTTCGAAATCCATCCGCCACCAGGCGAAGGTGGCGGAACTGGAGCGGGAGTTGCACGAGGCGCGGGAAAATCTACGGATCCTGCGCGATGACCGCCAGTCCTCGCAGGAGGAGCTCACCTCTGCCAACGAGGAACTCCAGTCCACCAATGAGGAGCTGCAGTCCACCAATGAGGAGCTCACGACCTCCAAGGAGGAGATGCAATCACTCAACGAGGAGCTGCAGTCCGTGAATGCCGAGCTCCAGTCCAAAGTCGATGATCTTTCCCGGGCGAGCGACGACATGAAAAACCTGTTGAACAGCACCGATATCGCCACGTTGTTTCTCGACCGCGACCTCCACATCCGACGCTTCACTCCTCAGACCGCCAAGATTATCAAGCTCATCCCCAGCGACATCGGGCGTCCCATCACTGATCTAGCCTCCGAGCTGGAGTATCCGCAGCTCGCCGCCGACGGACATTCCGTGATCGACAGCCTGGTGGCGCAGGAGAAACCCATCAGTTGCAAGGACGGCCGATGGTTTACGGTGCGCATCATGCCTTATCGAACACTGGATGACCGGATCGACGGCGTGGTGATCACCTTTGCAGACATCAGCGCGTCGCGTGCGACGGCCAGAAAGCAGAAAGCGGATCACGCGATTCTGGCCAAGCGCTATGCGAAACACGTGGGCAAGCTGGCAGAAAAAGCGCGCAGTCGCCGGGCGAGTGGAGCCCCCCCCAAGTCGTCTCCCAACGCTGAGACCATCATCCCGTCCGGCCCTCCTCGCAAAAGGTCCAGGTCATGA
- a CDS encoding VCBS repeat-containing protein has protein sequence MTLTSMNRTAGPTRLQANPERKSFFSRDQHRTVASSSVCRWSRGLALLAMLAGACPGNAADLTVNISIVDAGIQLEWDSHSLTALAPFYHNTFQPQRSSDLVTWHDTEPSFLGGSSTQPAVHWARQFPTSDQAQFFRVLGTFQQPGANLNGIQLGGADLSGAQLAGANLANANLTGANLTGADLSGALLTDAQLAQASLSGANIDKINLNSVGLQGADLSGTIGSPVFTQVKGAANTPTGLLLPDFPRYPAASEFDHSVPNFAGKGVAKQLAVVTLKPEATVAQINSLLSKYQGSIVSCRPQSPKANQSFLLIRFPTESPSALQSLADALISEPGVAAAIPDIQLSPDNMTLDTAPVGASDSAGNYLTWLWDTYWNPNGGNWGLEWCRVPELWNFGEAIEKAGGPKTPTLVVDGGFPTHTDLDIDVLNPAMPGQHEDHGLHVAGIIGAKYGNQMGIDGVNPFGVLRGYSFDFPTLSSFYQDIITGLTLAPDTKLVNISIGFAWSPHGTPLTPAEQANATRYALQSGAMSYVVAISNPNTLFVCSAGNDYGAVTAANNSPWGAAGLIYNAPNVLVIGSFESDGTMSDFSNPGPHVLAPGGTILSLAPSSGYAVKSGTSMATPFVTGLAGFLWAADPNLTVAEIRNLLLTTGTGAVDAYISLLSIDSLPGRNNEILRGLLDVDDGTPDGVTRIDVPAISDLGDRSFHRIAGTVDNTQFGTPGQGHRGNGKIDMGDFRTWRDWLLNGEESFTLNHSLNGSDANPKVDANQDGEYQADREIKFHPRGDFNGDGVMNRSDTLEMAGSLGTIEYTDLEVLQASGLWEDPIYQVTDLDTLIDSLDLVVSGKSLLIKEPTFPEALVWVRNATTGAKLYQPFRLSRTNDTQIYTVPVGQEYYVATDPIQLADGRVVLARSIGTMKPTAVHRGGDFAVDLTIVEMTVKFATENPQHAELVSDPKAKAVAALITELATSDPTGNPPQAYANDQATLYAWAKSAPFQTAPPDKQADYRADVSWKRSFTKLPGVAFPKYHIKPIHLRLADQDLHPDTNELSAETMILLQRRVGAATNAEWRNIFYARTHIVGHGQDDTTAHTFRIETHEGYFGPPTPTFESDSQGRIYSMTVEFPDVTRQIDLSDIADGASFELRYILQATAKGPLNINNPCDGDCVAEAYVGDPLSYGSGLSMRYGDFGGFFELHGPSFQPNGSLVIPYSSSREFYFTLYRTNLITHTETPIALQRGVDGTGTFIDSTAPAGATLENYRLLAVPLERPVDADGDGLDDLYELDRPQILNPLDPTDASEDADHDGYTNKAEYENGTNPEVPDAPPESDPGFYPAQIQALDFGSSLLLEDVNQDGRRDMVSIHPQTGNILVQLGNPDESFQAGLESARIAEFSSITDMQIGQLDADALPDLVITSLVEQRAYVYQGLGDGRFQFRLELVTGSNPRRVLPMNLNGDASLDLVVLNERSKSVSRYLGNPNGSFSSLGELAVPGTGFLNDLASGDLNQDGKADLAISANANLAVVLLGKANGDFEAAKFFEVDLFPNHVAVGDLNGDGLPDIATTSSTVDSVSVLFGLGQGNFSGQVRLALADNPLKPIIRDLNNDGKGDLVIGHLMSVVTRILGTSGQTLTSPSLISAITGGAPIVVDIDEDQKLDLLTGISGRYSFLKGNGDGSFKAGVVLFQAGKDWSHPGLLTTAGHPPRWAALNHVSNSVEVVELNGLASLRIVQTITLTNNLAGLELKDINGDGIADAIAYTSSFAFGTRVSGTNRVHFMMGQSDGTFAAPTFLALPEAPRSLVVADLNGDGRKDLLFIGGDNFRFLPFLQGVGGTWQPQTASALIGFPSTMLATDLNGDGKEEIVAQGYAEEINILSWNGTSIVAAQTLPNSSSTMKTLLADYDHDGDLDLLTVEYSETESKVKVYPTANGLLGAGTTLLQITDPSRTTVVDMQWADINQDGLLDLLLEDGSMTLQVYLAQQSGGFDEAGFHFMNTSASNQAESKRIFALDLTGDSRTDVLTIGGGEIHVLPHQ, from the coding sequence ATGACGCTTACATCTATGAACCGGACGGCGGGACCCACACGATTGCAGGCCAACCCAGAGCGGAAGTCGTTCTTCTCCAGGGACCAGCACCGCACAGTAGCCTCATCCAGCGTGTGCCGGTGGTCGAGGGGGCTGGCATTGCTCGCGATGCTAGCTGGAGCCTGCCCAGGGAACGCTGCGGATCTGACCGTTAACATTTCCATCGTCGACGCCGGGATCCAGCTCGAGTGGGACTCCCATTCGCTAACCGCATTGGCTCCTTTCTATCACAACACTTTCCAGCCTCAGCGCAGTTCGGACCTGGTCACTTGGCACGATACCGAACCGTCCTTCCTCGGCGGATCGTCCACCCAACCGGCGGTCCACTGGGCACGACAGTTCCCTACCTCCGACCAAGCGCAGTTCTTCCGAGTGCTCGGGACTTTCCAGCAGCCCGGTGCCAACCTGAATGGCATTCAGCTCGGGGGAGCCGACCTGAGCGGCGCGCAATTGGCGGGAGCCAACTTGGCCAATGCGAATCTCACCGGAGCCAACCTCACAGGCGCGGACCTCTCCGGTGCCCTACTGACGGATGCGCAATTAGCCCAGGCCAGTCTATCCGGAGCCAACATCGATAAGATCAACCTCAACAGCGTCGGCCTCCAGGGAGCCGATCTGTCCGGAACGATCGGGTCACCTGTCTTTACCCAGGTCAAAGGGGCCGCCAACACACCCACCGGCCTTCTCCTCCCGGATTTCCCCCGCTACCCCGCTGCCTCTGAGTTTGATCACTCGGTGCCCAATTTCGCAGGAAAAGGGGTCGCGAAACAACTCGCAGTGGTCACGTTGAAACCCGAGGCAACAGTCGCCCAGATCAACAGCCTCCTTTCCAAATATCAGGGCTCGATCGTGTCCTGTCGTCCGCAAAGTCCCAAGGCGAATCAGTCCTTCCTCCTGATCCGCTTTCCGACCGAAAGTCCGTCAGCCTTGCAGTCACTGGCCGATGCCTTGATCTCCGAGCCCGGAGTTGCCGCGGCGATCCCCGATATCCAGCTGTCCCCGGACAACATGACCCTGGATACCGCCCCCGTGGGAGCATCCGACTCAGCGGGCAACTATCTTACCTGGCTTTGGGATACCTACTGGAATCCCAACGGCGGCAACTGGGGACTCGAATGGTGCCGAGTTCCGGAACTTTGGAACTTCGGCGAAGCCATCGAGAAAGCAGGAGGACCCAAGACACCCACTCTGGTGGTCGATGGCGGTTTTCCGACGCATACCGACTTGGACATCGACGTCCTCAATCCCGCCATGCCAGGCCAACATGAAGACCATGGACTTCACGTCGCTGGCATCATTGGAGCGAAGTATGGAAACCAAATGGGCATCGATGGTGTTAATCCGTTTGGAGTGCTTCGGGGCTACTCCTTCGACTTCCCAACCCTCTCCTCGTTCTACCAGGACATCATCACCGGACTTACGCTGGCTCCCGATACTAAGCTGGTGAACATCAGCATCGGTTTCGCCTGGTCGCCTCACGGAACTCCTCTGACCCCAGCCGAGCAGGCCAACGCGACAAGGTATGCGCTGCAATCCGGCGCGATGTCCTACGTGGTCGCGATCTCCAATCCCAACACCCTGTTCGTCTGCAGCGCTGGAAACGACTACGGCGCCGTCACTGCGGCGAACAACAGCCCCTGGGGAGCGGCCGGACTGATCTACAACGCACCCAATGTCCTGGTGATCGGATCCTTTGAGTCCGACGGCACGATGTCGGACTTCTCAAATCCCGGGCCGCATGTGCTCGCCCCTGGTGGAACGATTTTGTCCTTGGCCCCCAGCAGCGGCTACGCGGTGAAGAGCGGCACTTCCATGGCCACGCCCTTCGTTACCGGCCTCGCGGGATTCCTGTGGGCCGCGGATCCCAATCTGACGGTTGCCGAGATTCGGAACCTCCTCCTGACTACCGGAACCGGCGCCGTCGACGCCTACATCAGCCTTCTGTCCATCGATTCCCTCCCTGGCCGGAACAACGAAATCCTACGCGGCCTGCTCGATGTGGACGACGGTACCCCTGATGGCGTCACGCGGATCGATGTGCCGGCCATTTCGGATCTAGGCGATCGCAGCTTCCATCGCATCGCGGGCACAGTGGACAACACTCAGTTTGGAACCCCTGGCCAGGGACATCGCGGCAATGGCAAGATCGATATGGGCGACTTCCGAACCTGGCGTGACTGGCTGTTGAACGGTGAAGAGTCGTTCACTCTCAACCACAGTCTCAACGGCTCCGACGCCAACCCAAAAGTCGACGCCAACCAGGACGGCGAGTACCAGGCCGATCGAGAGATCAAGTTTCACCCCCGCGGGGACTTCAATGGCGATGGGGTTATGAATCGGAGCGACACGCTCGAGATGGCCGGTTCGCTTGGCACCATCGAATACACTGACTTGGAAGTGTTGCAGGCATCCGGCCTCTGGGAAGACCCGATCTATCAGGTTACCGATCTCGATACCCTGATCGATTCCCTGGACCTGGTGGTTTCCGGGAAGTCCCTCCTGATCAAAGAGCCGACCTTCCCTGAAGCCTTGGTCTGGGTCAGAAATGCAACCACGGGGGCGAAGCTCTACCAGCCCTTCCGACTTAGCCGCACTAACGACACCCAAATCTATACGGTTCCGGTGGGCCAAGAATACTACGTGGCGACAGATCCTATTCAACTGGCCGATGGACGCGTGGTGCTAGCCCGCTCCATCGGAACCATGAAACCCACTGCGGTGCACCGGGGCGGCGACTTTGCCGTAGACCTCACCATCGTCGAGATGACGGTGAAGTTCGCCACCGAAAACCCTCAGCACGCCGAGCTGGTCTCCGACCCGAAGGCCAAGGCCGTGGCCGCACTTATCACCGAGCTGGCCACTTCCGACCCCACCGGCAACCCACCGCAGGCCTATGCCAATGATCAGGCCACTCTCTACGCCTGGGCCAAGAGCGCCCCCTTCCAGACCGCCCCCCCGGACAAGCAAGCCGACTACCGAGCCGATGTGAGCTGGAAGCGTTCCTTCACCAAGCTGCCAGGGGTTGCGTTTCCCAAATACCACATCAAGCCAATCCATCTGCGTCTGGCGGACCAGGATCTGCATCCCGACACCAATGAACTGAGCGCCGAGACCATGATCCTGTTGCAGCGCCGAGTCGGAGCGGCCACGAATGCAGAGTGGCGGAACATCTTCTACGCGCGCACACACATCGTGGGTCATGGCCAGGACGACACGACGGCGCACACCTTCCGCATCGAAACGCATGAAGGCTACTTTGGCCCTCCAACTCCCACTTTTGAAAGCGATTCCCAAGGGCGCATTTACTCGATGACGGTCGAGTTCCCGGACGTTACCCGGCAGATCGACCTCAGCGACATCGCCGACGGTGCGTCATTCGAGCTTCGCTACATTCTCCAAGCAACCGCCAAGGGACCGCTCAACATCAACAACCCCTGCGACGGCGACTGCGTTGCGGAGGCCTATGTGGGCGATCCTCTCAGCTACGGAAGCGGTCTATCGATGCGCTACGGCGACTTCGGGGGATTCTTCGAACTCCACGGCCCATCGTTCCAGCCGAATGGCTCGCTCGTAATCCCCTACTCCTCCTCGCGGGAGTTCTATTTCACGCTCTACCGAACCAATCTCATCACCCATACCGAGACTCCGATCGCCCTCCAGCGTGGGGTCGACGGAACCGGAACCTTCATCGACTCCACCGCCCCGGCTGGAGCCACGCTCGAAAACTACCGCCTGCTGGCTGTTCCTCTGGAGCGTCCGGTCGATGCGGATGGCGATGGTCTGGACGACCTCTACGAGTTGGACCGTCCCCAGATCCTCAATCCACTGGATCCGACCGATGCTAGTGAGGACGCCGACCACGACGGCTACACGAACAAGGCCGAGTATGAGAACGGCACGAATCCGGAGGTGCCCGATGCGCCTCCCGAGTCGGACCCGGGCTTCTACCCCGCTCAGATCCAGGCGCTGGACTTCGGCAGCTCACTGCTCTTGGAAGACGTGAACCAGGACGGAAGACGAGATATGGTCTCGATCCACCCGCAAACCGGCAACATCCTGGTCCAGCTGGGCAACCCCGACGAAAGCTTCCAAGCGGGCCTGGAAAGCGCCAGAATCGCGGAGTTCAGCTCGATAACCGACATGCAGATCGGTCAACTCGATGCGGATGCGCTTCCGGACCTGGTCATCACCTCGCTGGTGGAGCAGCGGGCCTACGTCTATCAGGGCTTGGGAGACGGCCGATTCCAGTTCCGGTTGGAACTGGTCACCGGATCGAACCCCCGACGGGTGTTGCCAATGAACCTCAACGGGGACGCAAGCCTGGATCTCGTGGTACTCAACGAACGGTCGAAGTCCGTCAGCCGATACCTCGGCAATCCTAACGGATCCTTTTCCTCGCTCGGTGAACTGGCCGTGCCCGGAACGGGATTCCTCAACGACCTGGCGTCCGGGGACCTGAATCAGGACGGCAAAGCCGATCTCGCCATTAGCGCGAACGCCAACCTGGCGGTGGTGCTCTTGGGTAAAGCCAATGGCGATTTCGAGGCTGCGAAATTCTTCGAAGTCGACCTGTTCCCTAATCATGTCGCCGTCGGCGATCTGAATGGTGACGGGCTTCCGGACATCGCGACCACCAGCAGCACCGTGGATTCGGTGTCGGTGCTCTTCGGCCTGGGTCAAGGCAACTTCTCCGGACAAGTCCGACTCGCACTCGCCGATAACCCGCTCAAGCCCATCATTCGAGATCTCAACAACGATGGGAAGGGCGATTTGGTGATCGGACACCTCATGTCGGTCGTGACGCGCATCCTGGGAACATCCGGCCAGACGTTGACCAGTCCATCGCTCATCTCGGCGATCACCGGAGGAGCTCCGATCGTGGTGGACATTGACGAGGATCAGAAGCTGGATCTCCTCACTGGGATCAGCGGTCGCTACAGCTTTCTCAAGGGGAACGGCGACGGGTCGTTCAAAGCCGGAGTCGTGCTGTTCCAGGCGGGTAAAGATTGGTCCCACCCCGGCCTGCTCACCACCGCAGGCCACCCACCCCGATGGGCCGCCCTGAATCACGTGAGCAACTCGGTGGAAGTGGTGGAACTCAACGGTCTGGCCAGCCTCCGGATTGTCCAGACCATCACGCTCACGAACAATCTGGCTGGGCTGGAACTCAAGGACATCAACGGCGACGGCATCGCCGATGCCATCGCCTACACCTCCTCGTTCGCATTCGGCACGAGGGTCAGCGGGACGAATCGGGTTCACTTCATGATGGGACAGAGCGATGGCACTTTCGCTGCACCCACCTTTCTCGCGCTTCCAGAAGCTCCACGGTCTCTGGTGGTGGCGGATCTCAATGGGGATGGACGCAAGGATCTGTTGTTCATCGGAGGCGACAACTTCCGATTTCTGCCTTTCCTCCAAGGGGTGGGGGGCACCTGGCAGCCTCAGACCGCCTCAGCACTCATCGGGTTCCCTTCAACGATGCTCGCCACCGACCTCAATGGTGACGGCAAGGAGGAGATCGTCGCCCAAGGCTACGCCGAAGAGATCAACATTCTAAGTTGGAATGGGACGAGCATCGTCGCAGCGCAGACACTGCCGAACAGCTCATCGACGATGAAAACGTTGCTCGCCGATTATGATCACGACGGGGATCTCGACCTCCTGACCGTCGAATACAGTGAAACGGAATCGAAGGTCAAGGTATACCCCACGGCCAACGGCTTACTCGGGGCCGGCACAACGCTGCTTCAGATCACTGATCCCTCACGCACCACCGTGGTCGACATGCAATGGGCAGACATCAACCAAGACGGCTTACTTGATCTGCTCCTGGAGGATGGGTCGATGACCCTCCAAGTCTACTTGGCTCAGCAATCCGGTGGGTTTGACGAAGCTGGATTCCACTTCATGAACACCTCCGCGAGCAACCAAGCGGAGTCCAAACGCATCTTCGCTCTGGATCTGACAGGAGACAGTCGGACGGACGTCCTGACCATTGGAGGGGGAGAGATACATGTGCTCCCCCATCAGTAG